The proteins below are encoded in one region of Bacteriovorax sp. Seq25_V:
- the rpsS gene encoding 30S ribosomal protein S19, translating into MARSLKKGPFVDVSLMKKVLASQDENAKGNKVIKTWSRRSTIVPEFIGLTFAVHNGKKFIPVYVTDNMIGHKLGEFALTRTFNGHGADKKGKK; encoded by the coding sequence ATGGCCCGTTCGCTTAAAAAAGGTCCATTTGTAGATGTAAGCCTTATGAAGAAAGTTTTAGCAAGTCAAGATGAGAATGCTAAAGGAAACAAAGTTATCAAGACATGGTCAAGAAGATCAACTATTGTTCCAGAATTTATTGGTCTTACTTTTGCTGTACACAATGGTAAAAAGTTTATTCCAGTTTATGTTACAGATAACATGATTGGACATAAGTTAGGGGAGTTTGCATTAACGAGAACATTTAATGGTCACGGTGCAGACAAAAAAGGTAAAAAGTAA
- the rplV gene encoding 50S ribosomal protein L22, with product MAIVVKNSRVGIAPRKVRQVCDLIRNRKASEALKILRFCEKKEISLVLAKLINSGLAIASDSEKYDLDNLVIGTVYASEGPTLKRIQPRAQGRAYRIRKRTSHITVELKEA from the coding sequence ATGGCCATAGTTGTAAAAAATAGTAGAGTAGGTATTGCGCCAAGAAAAGTTAGACAGGTCTGTGATTTAATCAGAAACCGTAAAGCTTCTGAAGCTCTAAAGATCCTTAGATTTTGTGAGAAGAAAGAAATTTCGCTTGTTTTGGCAAAGTTAATTAATAGTGGTTTAGCGATTGCTTCTGATTCAGAGAAGTATGACCTTGATAACTTAGTGATTGGTACAGTTTACGCAAGTGAAGGACCAACTCTTAAGAGAATCCAGCCAAGAGCGCAAGGTAGAGCATACAGAATTAGAAAAAGAACAAGTCACATTACTGTTGAACTTAAAGAAGCATAG
- the rpsC gene encoding 30S ribosomal protein S3, translated as MGQKVHPYGFRLGYIKSWHSNWYASDRDYSQTLHEDLAIRKYIEENMKNASVANIELSRTSDQVKVTVYTAKPGIAIGKKGAGIEKIRNDLKALTRGTLIFNIAEVKRPDADAKLIAENIASQLEKRVAFRRAMKKVMQSAFRAGVKGIRVRTAGRLGGAEMARSEGYTERKVPLHTLRADIDYNTAEAHTTFGVIGVKVWVYKGEIYK; from the coding sequence ATGGGACAAAAAGTACATCCATACGGTTTTAGATTAGGTTACATTAAGTCATGGCATTCAAATTGGTATGCTAGTGATAGAGATTATTCACAAACTCTTCATGAAGATTTAGCGATTAGAAAATATATCGAAGAAAACATGAAGAATGCATCTGTAGCTAACATTGAGCTATCAAGAACTTCAGATCAAGTTAAGGTTACTGTTTATACAGCTAAGCCTGGTATCGCGATCGGTAAGAAGGGTGCAGGAATTGAAAAAATCAGAAATGACCTAAAGGCGCTAACTAGAGGAACTTTAATCTTCAACATTGCTGAAGTTAAGAGACCAGATGCAGACGCGAAACTTATCGCAGAAAACATCGCTTCTCAGTTAGAGAAACGTGTTGCTTTTAGAAGAGCAATGAAAAAAGTTATGCAATCAGCATTTAGAGCTGGTGTAAAAGGTATCAGAGTAAGAACTGCTGGTCGTCTTGGTGGTGCAGAGATGGCAAGAAGTGAAGGTTACACTGAGAGAAAGGTACCTCTTCACACTCTAAGAGCAGATATAGATTACAACACAGCTGAGGCTCATACAACATTTGGTGTTATCGGTGTTAAAGTATGGGTTTACAAGGGTGAGATCTATAAATAA
- the rplP gene encoding 50S ribosomal protein L16 has translation MLSPKRVKWRKHQKGRMTGKANRGNTITFGDFAIQALSCGYITNRQIEAARIAMTRKIKRGGNVWIKIFPDKVLTKKPAEVRMGKGKGSPDKWVAVVKPGRVMFEIKHTDADLSKDALKLAMYKLPVRTRIISREAQEL, from the coding sequence ATGTTAAGTCCAAAAAGAGTAAAGTGGCGTAAACATCAGAAAGGTAGAATGACTGGTAAAGCCAACCGTGGAAATACTATAACGTTTGGTGATTTTGCTATACAAGCACTATCTTGTGGGTATATAACGAACCGTCAAATTGAAGCAGCTCGTATCGCCATGACAAGAAAGATTAAAAGAGGTGGTAACGTATGGATCAAAATCTTCCCAGATAAGGTTCTTACGAAGAAGCCTGCTGAAGTTAGGATGGGGAAAGGTAAAGGTTCTCCAGATAAGTGGGTAGCTGTTGTTAAGCCAGGAAGAGTAATGTTTGAAATTAAGCATACTGATGCAGACCTAAGTAAAGATGCACTTAAGCTTGCTATGTATAAACTTCCTGTGAGAACAAGAATTATTAGTAGAGAAGCTCAAGAGTTATAG
- the rpmC gene encoding 50S ribosomal protein L29 yields the protein MQKLEFKDIKGWSAKEIDAKVSEIRKAMFDLRMQKTTSGIEKPHHLKVAKKNIAKLLTAKAKGE from the coding sequence ATGCAAAAGCTAGAGTTCAAAGATATTAAAGGTTGGAGCGCGAAAGAGATTGATGCAAAAGTTTCTGAAATCAGAAAAGCAATGTTTGATCTTCGTATGCAAAAGACTACAAGTGGAATTGAAAAACCACATCACTTAAAAGTGGCAAAGAAAAATATAGCGAAGCTTTTAACAGCTAAGGCTAAGGGTGAATAA
- the rpsQ gene encoding 30S ribosomal protein S17 — MSTIDHKAFKRKLDGVVVSVKNEKTVVVNVARRFKHDVYSKFVTKTKKYHAHDESGLAKLGDTVTIIESKPYSKLKKWELFKVNN; from the coding sequence ATGAGTACTATTGATCATAAAGCGTTTAAAAGAAAGTTAGATGGTGTTGTTGTTTCTGTTAAAAACGAAAAAACTGTAGTGGTAAATGTTGCAAGACGTTTTAAGCATGATGTTTACAGTAAATTCGTTACAAAAACAAAGAAATACCACGCTCACGATGAAAGCGGTTTAGCAAAGCTTGGAGATACAGTAACTATTATTGAATCTAAGCCATATTCTAAACTTAAGAAGTGGGAACTATTTAAGGTAAATAATTAA
- the rplN gene encoding 50S ribosomal protein L14 has protein sequence MIQMQTKLEVADNSGAKEVKCIKVLGGSKRMSAGLGDIIVVAVQQALPGGKIKKGDVKKAVIVRTKYPVRREDGSYIQFDKNSVVILNNNSEPAGTRIFGPVARELRSKNFTKICSLAPEVL, from the coding sequence ATGATTCAGATGCAGACGAAGCTAGAAGTGGCAGATAACTCTGGAGCTAAAGAAGTTAAATGTATCAAGGTTCTTGGTGGTTCAAAAAGAATGAGCGCAGGACTTGGTGACATTATCGTAGTAGCTGTACAGCAAGCTCTTCCTGGTGGAAAGATTAAAAAAGGTGACGTTAAGAAAGCCGTTATCGTAAGAACTAAGTATCCTGTTAGGAGAGAAGATGGTTCTTATATTCAATTCGATAAAAACAGTGTTGTTATTCTAAATAATAATAGTGAGCCAGCTGGAACACGTATTTTTGGACCGGTTGCACGTGAGTTAAGAAGCAAAAACTTTACTAAGATTTGTTCTCTTGCTCCAGAAGTTCTTTAG
- the rplX gene encoding 50S ribosomal protein L24 — translation MQKLKVSDQVVVLAGKDKGKTGEVKKINFKKNVVYVAGVNVLKKAVKPTQENPAGGIMDMEAPLHISNVAVVSPKTKKATRVRIEEKDGKKVRVAVSCGTVLDK, via the coding sequence ATGCAAAAGTTGAAAGTTAGTGATCAAGTAGTGGTATTAGCAGGTAAAGACAAGGGTAAGACTGGCGAAGTTAAAAAAATTAACTTCAAAAAGAACGTTGTTTATGTTGCTGGTGTAAATGTATTAAAAAAAGCAGTGAAGCCAACTCAGGAAAACCCTGCAGGTGGAATCATGGATATGGAAGCTCCTCTTCATATTTCGAATGTTGCTGTTGTAAGCCCTAAAACTAAAAAGGCTACAAGAGTAAGAATCGAAGAAAAAGATGGTAAGAAAGTAAGAGTTGCTGTATCTTGCGGAACTGTTTTAGATAAATAA
- the rplE gene encoding 50S ribosomal protein L5 — protein MSRLNDLYKNEVKKQMTEKFGYKNVHQVPKLEKIVVNCCTKEAVTNSKIVQSIMDDLGAITGQKPVVAKAKKSVAGFKLREGMPIGASVTLRGEKMFEFLDRLVNITLPRVRDFRGVSPKGFDGRGNYTLGLKEQIIFPEISYDQIDKVRGLGISIVTTATNNEEGRELLNLFGMPFSK, from the coding sequence ATGAGCAGACTAAATGATCTTTACAAGAATGAAGTAAAAAAACAAATGACTGAGAAATTTGGTTACAAAAATGTACATCAAGTTCCAAAGTTAGAAAAAATTGTTGTTAACTGTTGTACAAAAGAAGCTGTAACAAATTCAAAAATTGTTCAGTCTATTATGGATGACTTAGGTGCAATTACAGGTCAAAAGCCAGTTGTAGCTAAAGCAAAAAAATCAGTTGCAGGATTTAAGTTAAGAGAAGGAATGCCAATTGGTGCAAGTGTTACACTGAGAGGTGAGAAAATGTTCGAATTCCTTGATAGATTAGTAAACATTACTCTTCCAAGAGTTAGGGACTTTAGAGGGGTTTCTCCAAAAGGTTTCGACGGTAGAGGAAATTATACTCTAGGCCTTAAAGAACAAATTATCTTTCCAGAGATCAGTTATGATCAAATCGATAAGGTAAGAGGTTTAGGTATTTCTATCGTAACAACTGCTACTAATAATGAAGAAGGAAGAGAGCTACTAAATCTTTTTGGTATGCCTTTCAGTAAGTAA
- the rpsN gene encoding 30S ribosomal protein S14, with the protein MARKAKIVSNLKRKALAEKYGPLRKELKAKIVDEKLSDEERFEAMIKLQKLPKNSASIRYRNRCGLTGRPRAVYRKFGLARSTFRELALRGMIPGVTKSSW; encoded by the coding sequence ATGGCTAGAAAAGCAAAAATTGTAAGTAATCTTAAGAGAAAAGCTCTTGCAGAGAAATACGGACCATTAAGAAAAGAATTAAAAGCTAAGATTGTGGACGAGAAACTTTCTGATGAAGAGAGATTTGAAGCAATGATTAAACTGCAAAAGTTGCCAAAAAACTCTGCATCAATTAGATATAGAAACAGATGTGGACTTACAGGTAGACCAAGAGCTGTATACAGAAAATTTGGTTTAGCGAGATCAACTTTTAGAGAATTAGCACTAAGAGGAATGATCCCTGGTGTAACGAAGTCCAGCTGGTAA
- the rpsH gene encoding 30S ribosomal protein S8: MMTDPIADMLTRIRNANSAGHDRVEFPASKLKAAVCKVMKDEGYIRSFKIIAKSTSDIKIKVLLKEDAIIGLEKVSKPGLRQYRGYKDISRVISGLGTSILSTSQGVLSDREARKRKVGGEVICNVW; encoded by the coding sequence ATGATGACAGATCCAATAGCAGATATGCTAACAAGAATTAGAAATGCAAACAGTGCTGGACACGACAGAGTTGAGTTCCCAGCTTCAAAGCTTAAAGCTGCTGTATGTAAAGTAATGAAAGATGAAGGGTATATTAGATCTTTCAAAATTATTGCTAAGTCAACAAGTGATATTAAAATTAAAGTACTTCTAAAAGAAGATGCGATCATTGGACTTGAAAAAGTTTCAAAACCAGGGCTAAGACAATATAGAGGTTATAAAGATATCTCTCGTGTTATCAGTGGTTTAGGTACATCGATCCTATCAACTTCTCAAGGTGTTCTTTCGGATAGAGAGGCAAGAAAGAGAAAAGTTGGTGGTGAAGTAATTTGTAATGTGTGGTAG
- the rplF gene encoding 50S ribosomal protein L6, with protein MSRIGKNPVVVPEKVQVNISNSLVTVKGPKGELTYNHHPKVTVKLEGSEIVVAPVDETKIAKSMWGTARTLVNNMVVGVTEGFTKALEFNGVGYKAAVQGNVLNLSLGYSHPIEYTLPEGISAKVDKNRIEISGSNKELVGFAAAKVRSFRPPEPYKGKGIKYADETIIRKAGKSSGKK; from the coding sequence ATGTCACGTATAGGAAAAAATCCAGTAGTAGTACCAGAAAAGGTACAAGTAAATATTAGCAATTCTTTAGTTACTGTAAAAGGACCAAAGGGAGAGCTAACTTATAATCATCACCCAAAAGTTACTGTAAAGCTTGAAGGTTCAGAAATTGTAGTTGCTCCAGTGGATGAAACTAAAATTGCTAAATCTATGTGGGGAACAGCTAGAACACTAGTAAACAACATGGTTGTTGGTGTTACAGAAGGTTTCACGAAGGCATTAGAATTTAACGGAGTTGGTTACAAAGCAGCTGTTCAAGGGAATGTTTTAAACTTATCTCTTGGATATTCGCACCCAATTGAGTATACTCTGCCAGAAGGAATTTCTGCAAAAGTAGACAAGAACAGAATCGAAATTTCTGGTTCAAACAAAGAACTAGTTGGTTTCGCTGCTGCGAAAGTAAGGTCGTTTAGACCACCTGAGCCATATAAAGGTAAAGGTATTAAGTATGCTGATGAAACAATCATCAGAAAAGCTGGAAAATCATCTGGTAAAAAATAA
- the rplR gene encoding 50S ribosomal protein L18 has translation MIRKPLGKLKDQSQTRRLRRKLSIRKKLSGNTERPRLSVSRSNKHIAVQVIDDSTNKTLFSVQTFGKNAVDAKCNVEGAKLVGAKLAEELKGRKIETAVFDRNGLKYHGIIAALVTSTRENGIQI, from the coding sequence ATGATTAGAAAACCGTTGGGTAAGCTGAAAGATCAAAGTCAGACAAGACGCCTTAGAAGAAAATTATCAATCAGAAAAAAATTATCAGGAAACACAGAGAGACCAAGACTTTCAGTTTCTAGATCTAACAAGCACATTGCTGTACAAGTAATTGATGATAGCACGAATAAGACATTATTCAGTGTTCAAACATTTGGTAAAAATGCAGTAGACGCGAAATGTAATGTTGAAGGTGCTAAATTAGTTGGTGCTAAACTTGCTGAAGAGCTTAAGGGAAGAAAAATCGAAACAGCTGTATTCGATAGAAACGGTCTTAAGTATCACGGTATTATTGCAGCTCTAGTGACTTCTACTAGAGAGAATGGAATTCAAATTTAG
- the rpsE gene encoding 30S ribosomal protein S5, whose product MSEETKNVEVKAEAKKDKKPSQARKAPAKKKAAAAVDVELEERVVAVNRVAKVMKGGRRFSFSALMIVGDKKGRVGYGLGKAKEVPEAIRKATQAAQKSMINVQIDGGTIPHSVTGAFDAGKILFKPAAEGTGVKAAGACRSILELAGIKDVLTKSLRGNNPHNVVKATFDALKQLRSVEQVANARGKDAKGLRIKG is encoded by the coding sequence ATGAGCGAAGAAACAAAAAACGTAGAAGTTAAAGCGGAAGCTAAGAAAGATAAGAAGCCATCTCAAGCTAGAAAAGCCCCAGCAAAGAAGAAAGCTGCAGCAGCAGTTGATGTTGAGCTAGAAGAGAGAGTAGTTGCTGTTAATAGAGTAGCTAAGGTTATGAAGGGTGGTAGAAGATTTTCTTTTTCTGCACTCATGATCGTTGGTGATAAAAAAGGTAGAGTTGGATACGGACTTGGTAAAGCAAAGGAAGTTCCAGAAGCTATCAGAAAAGCAACACAAGCTGCACAGAAATCAATGATTAATGTACAGATTGATGGTGGAACAATTCCTCACTCAGTAACAGGTGCTTTTGATGCTGGTAAGATTTTATTTAAACCAGCTGCTGAAGGTACTGGGGTTAAGGCTGCTGGTGCATGTCGTTCAATCCTTGAGCTTGCAGGTATTAAAGATGTTTTAACGAAATCTTTAAGAGGTAACAACCCACATAACGTTGTTAAAGCAACATTTGATGCATTAAAACAATTACGTTCAGTAGAACAAGTTGCAAATGCAAGAGGAAAAGACGCTAAAGGTCTTAGAATTAAAGGATAA
- the rpmD gene encoding 50S ribosomal protein L30: protein MANKTITVKLKRSTIKCTEKQKATVRGLGLRKMHSSRTLENTSAVRGMIKKVIHLLDIQE from the coding sequence ATGGCAAACAAGACAATTACAGTAAAGCTAAAGAGAAGTACAATTAAGTGTACAGAAAAACAAAAAGCTACAGTTAGAGGTCTAGGTTTAAGAAAGATGCACTCTTCAAGAACTCTAGAAAATACTTCTGCTGTTAGGGGAATGATTAAAAAAGTTATTCACCTTTTAGATATTCAAGAATAA
- the rplO gene encoding 50S ribosomal protein L15 yields MTLNNLKSPKGAHKNIKRIGRGQGSGQGQQAGKGHKGQKARAGGGVRTGFEGNNLPLYMRIPKKGFSNSPFKVSYAEVSLSAIEAKFDSGEVTRELLVEKGLLNGINKRKPIKVLANGELKTALTFVNIDKFTKSAAEAVAKAGGKIETK; encoded by the coding sequence TTGACGTTAAATAACTTAAAGAGTCCAAAAGGCGCGCACAAGAACATTAAAAGAATTGGTCGTGGACAAGGTTCAGGACAAGGACAACAAGCTGGTAAAGGTCACAAAGGTCAGAAGGCTAGAGCTGGTGGTGGTGTAAGAACTGGTTTCGAAGGTAACAACCTTCCACTATATATGAGAATTCCAAAGAAAGGTTTCTCAAATTCACCATTTAAGGTATCATATGCAGAAGTTAGCCTTTCGGCGATCGAAGCAAAGTTTGATTCTGGTGAAGTTACTAGAGAACTTCTTGTTGAAAAAGGTCTTTTAAATGGTATTAACAAGAGAAAGCCAATTAAAGTTCTTGCTAACGGTGAATTAAAAACAGCTTTAACATTTGTTAATATTGATAAATTTACTAAATCTGCTGCTGAGGCCGTTGCTAAAGCTGGTGGAAAAATCGAGACTAAGTAA
- the secY gene encoding preprotein translocase subunit SecY: protein MSNAHGKLEELKKKVLFTFLLLVVYRLVAQIPVPGVDAQAIHSYFADSGGGGLFDLINTFSGGAFKRFSVLALGIMPYITTSIIFSLLGEVIPQIQELQEDSEGNKKIQKWTRYATVILCCIQGYSMAAVFETFVSPGGARVIPDPGLLFRATTMITLAAGTMFLLWLGERVTELGLENGVSLIIFAGIAVELPSEMIQKMTLYRSGEMTGISLLTFFAVIIACFFIVAFVERAFRAIPVQYAKKVVHNRVYGGTQTLPMRVDTGGVMPPILASSLLAAPATFATFIPQNSVFRPYFETIQQSLFPGQMLFNILFALLIVYMTYFYAPIQFKTKKIAEMLQKNNAFIPGIRPGEKTREYLDGLLGRMSFFGALFLCVICIVPTIITGSQTRFGGTSMLILVSVSVRVMMNIQSFMFADKYEASYKSKGKYNGNNRRF, encoded by the coding sequence ATGTCAAATGCTCATGGAAAATTAGAAGAGCTTAAAAAGAAAGTACTATTTACTTTCTTATTATTGGTTGTATATAGATTGGTTGCGCAAATCCCTGTTCCAGGTGTAGATGCGCAAGCAATTCATTCTTATTTTGCGGACTCTGGTGGTGGAGGTCTTTTTGATCTTATTAACACATTCAGTGGTGGTGCTTTTAAGAGATTCTCAGTACTCGCTCTGGGGATCATGCCATATATTACAACTTCAATTATTTTTAGTCTTCTAGGGGAAGTAATTCCTCAGATTCAAGAGCTTCAAGAAGATTCAGAAGGTAATAAGAAAATTCAGAAATGGACACGCTATGCGACTGTAATCCTATGTTGTATTCAGGGTTACAGTATGGCTGCTGTTTTTGAGACTTTCGTGAGCCCAGGCGGCGCGAGAGTAATCCCTGATCCGGGTCTTTTGTTTAGGGCAACTACAATGATTACCCTAGCAGCTGGTACAATGTTTCTTCTTTGGTTAGGAGAGCGTGTAACTGAGCTTGGTCTTGAAAATGGTGTTTCGCTAATTATTTTTGCAGGTATTGCTGTAGAGTTACCATCAGAAATGATTCAAAAAATGACACTTTATAGATCAGGTGAAATGACAGGTATCTCATTGTTAACATTCTTTGCTGTTATCATTGCCTGTTTTTTTATTGTTGCTTTCGTTGAGAGAGCATTTAGGGCAATACCTGTACAATATGCCAAGAAAGTTGTTCACAACAGAGTGTATGGTGGAACGCAAACTCTGCCAATGAGAGTTGATACAGGTGGGGTAATGCCGCCAATCTTAGCTTCGTCGTTATTGGCAGCACCAGCAACTTTTGCAACTTTTATTCCGCAAAATAGTGTGTTTAGACCATATTTTGAGACGATTCAGCAATCGCTTTTTCCTGGTCAAATGCTGTTTAATATTCTTTTTGCTCTTCTGATTGTGTATATGACTTATTTCTATGCGCCAATCCAGTTTAAGACAAAGAAAATTGCAGAAATGTTACAAAAGAATAATGCTTTTATTCCTGGAATTAGACCAGGTGAGAAAACAAGAGAATATCTAGACGGACTTCTTGGTAGAATGTCTTTCTTTGGAGCTCTGTTTCTGTGTGTTATTTGTATAGTTCCAACAATCATCACAGGTTCTCAAACAAGATTTGGTGGAACTTCAATGCTGATCCTAGTAAGTGTGTCAGTTAGAGTTATGATGAATATTCAGTCTTTTATGTTTGCTGATAAATATGAGGCTTCATATAAATCAAAAGGTAAATATAACGGAAATAATAGAAGGTTTTAA
- a CDS encoding adenylate kinase codes for MRPQLILIGAPGSGKGTQAKKLISEFGYNHVSTGDLLRAEIQKGSDLGERVKSILDAGNLVDDQTVLDLLNANCDIANSTYIFDGYPRNLEQSRALDSEVLKGASSKAIYFDVDLEILVERIVNRRVAMKSGEIYNLITRPPKTPGKCDVSGEDLVHRKDDTEETVRNRMNVFIENVEPVLAYYEQSGRLYRVKASESSTEVFEKIKNLITK; via the coding sequence ATGAGGCCACAGTTAATTTTAATTGGTGCCCCTGGTTCAGGGAAAGGTACTCAAGCAAAGAAGTTAATTTCTGAGTTTGGGTACAATCATGTTTCTACAGGAGATTTACTCCGTGCGGAAATTCAAAAAGGTTCAGATCTAGGTGAAAGAGTAAAGTCAATCCTAGATGCTGGAAATCTTGTAGATGATCAAACTGTTTTAGACTTACTAAATGCTAATTGTGATATTGCAAATAGTACTTATATATTTGATGGTTACCCTCGTAATCTTGAGCAGTCTAGGGCTCTTGACTCTGAGGTGCTAAAAGGTGCTTCTTCTAAAGCGATTTACTTTGACGTGGATTTAGAAATTCTTGTAGAAAGAATTGTAAATAGACGTGTAGCTATGAAGAGCGGTGAGATTTATAACTTGATTACGAGGCCGCCAAAAACTCCTGGTAAGTGTGATGTTTCTGGTGAAGACCTCGTTCATAGAAAAGATGATACAGAGGAAACGGTTAGAAACCGTATGAACGTATTCATTGAAAACGTTGAGCCTGTTCTTGCTTATTATGAGCAGTCAGGAAGACTATATAGAGTTAAAGCCTCTGAGTCATCAACAGAAGTTTTTGAGAAAATAAAGAATTTAATTACAAAATAA
- the infA gene encoding translation initiation factor IF-1 produces MTNQDTIEVEGEVAELLPNTKFRVKLPNGHSIIAHISGKMRMHFIKILPGDKVLVEISKYDLTKGRITYRSKGR; encoded by the coding sequence ATGACAAATCAGGATACGATTGAAGTAGAAGGTGAAGTAGCAGAGCTACTTCCAAATACAAAATTCCGTGTCAAATTACCTAATGGTCACTCAATTATTGCACATATTAGTGGAAAAATGAGAATGCATTTTATTAAGATTCTCCCGGGTGACAAAGTATTGGTTGAAATAAGTAAGTATGATCTGACGAAAGGAAGAATAACTTATAGAAGTAAAGGTCGCTAG
- the rpmJ gene encoding 50S ribosomal protein L36 encodes MKVRASVKSMCKDCKVVKRKGVLRVVCKNPKHKQRQG; translated from the coding sequence ATGAAAGTTAGAGCATCAGTTAAATCGATGTGTAAAGATTGTAAAGTAGTAAAAAGAAAAGGCGTACTTAGAGTTGTATGTAAAAACCCTAAGCACAAACAAAGACAAGGTTAA
- the rpsM gene encoding 30S ribosomal protein S13, translating into MARILGVDIPRNKVLRIALQKIYGVGPKVAEEVLATTNIDANKSSNDLSEEEANEIRLVLESKYLVEGDLRREIGLNIKRLKDLGCYRGIRHRKGLPVRGQRTHTNARTRKGPAVAIAGKKSIKSMK; encoded by the coding sequence ATGGCGCGTATTCTTGGTGTTGATATTCCTCGAAATAAAGTTTTAAGAATTGCCCTTCAAAAAATCTATGGTGTAGGACCAAAGGTTGCTGAGGAAGTTCTTGCAACGACTAACATCGATGCAAACAAAAGTTCGAATGATTTATCAGAAGAAGAAGCAAATGAAATCAGACTTGTTCTAGAGTCAAAGTATCTTGTAGAAGGTGATCTAAGAAGAGAAATTGGTCTTAACATTAAAAGACTAAAAGATCTTGGTTGCTATAGAGGTATTAGACATAGAAAAGGTTTACCAGTAAGAGGGCAAAGAACTCATACTAATGCAAGAACTCGTAAGGGGCCTGCAGTAGCAATCGCTGGTAAGAAATCAATTAAGTCAATGAAGTAA
- the rpsK gene encoding 30S ribosomal protein S11 — MVKKTASKKKAKKNISKGICHILCSFNNTIVTFTDVHGNAVSWASAGQLGFRGSKKSTPFAAQTASVEAAKRAAEHGMTSVEVRVKGPGAGRENAVRALLAAGIKITSVADRSPIPHNGCRAPKRRRV; from the coding sequence ATGGTTAAGAAAACTGCTTCAAAAAAGAAAGCTAAAAAGAACATAAGTAAAGGTATTTGCCACATCTTATGTTCTTTCAATAATACAATTGTAACGTTTACTGATGTACACGGTAACGCTGTTTCTTGGGCATCTGCTGGACAATTAGGGTTCAGAGGGTCTAAGAAATCTACACCATTTGCTGCACAAACAGCATCTGTTGAAGCGGCAAAAAGAGCTGCTGAGCACGGTATGACATCTGTAGAAGTAAGAGTAAAGGGTCCTGGTGCTGGACGTGAAAACGCTGTTAGAGCACTTTTAGCTGCTGGTATTAAAATTACTTCAGTTGCAGATAGGTCTCCAATCCCACACAATGGATGTAGAGCACCTAAGAGAAGAAGAGTATAA